A genomic region of bacterium contains the following coding sequences:
- the nadD gene encoding nicotinate-nucleotide adenylyltransferase, whose product MPTPKRIGIFGGTFDPIHLGHLIVARQAAEKLGLDQVVFIPAGQPPHKGGEKLSPARDRLEMVRLAVRGDGLFRVSDIEIMSKNASYTVNTLKALKSKYKTAGLFLLLGMDQAVLLSTWKEPQELFDLATVCVLSRPGYSRNEVEPRWRKMLRFLPVSLIDISATVIRDRVRRSQPIRNLVPESAARYINNKKLYQ is encoded by the coding sequence ATGCCAACACCCAAGCGCATAGGAATATTCGGCGGGACATTTGATCCCATCCACCTTGGCCACCTGATCGTGGCCCGGCAGGCGGCGGAAAAGCTGGGATTGGACCAGGTGGTCTTCATCCCGGCCGGACAGCCTCCCCACAAGGGCGGGGAGAAACTGTCCCCGGCCAGAGACCGCCTTGAGATGGTGCGCCTGGCGGTCAGGGGCGATGGTCTGTTCCGGGTCTCGGATATAGAAATTATGTCAAAGAACGCATCCTACACCGTAAACACCTTAAAAGCCTTGAAGTCAAAGTACAAGACGGCCGGGCTTTTTTTGCTTTTGGGGATGGACCAGGCGGTCCTGCTTTCCACCTGGAAGGAACCGCAGGAACTTTTTGACCTGGCTACGGTCTGCGTGCTGAGCCGCCCCGGTTATTCCCGGAACGAAGTGGAGCCCCGCTGGAGGAAGATGCTCCGGTTCCTGCCGGTCAGCCTGATCGACATCAGCGCCACCGTCATCCGGGACAGGGTCCGCCGCTCCCAGCCCATCCGTAATCTGGTGCCGGAATCTGCGGCCCGCTACATCAATAACAAAAAACTATACCAGTGA
- the bamD gene encoding outer membrane protein assembly factor BamD → MKKYLLPLILVIASLSLVSCGGKKAMVKKMEADDYYARGQQFFQNKKYVDAMDDFKAVVFNYSGSKLALDANYFLAECYLRTRDYPGAIAEFQQILNTYSPCRYDDEARFKVALCYYKDSPGYALDQSETTVKAGQSLNLYFTYLADTTWAPEARQLKGNIEDKLAHKEFDAGRIYFKMKRYAPAKLYLENLMTQYPQTRWAQEAKKLLGQIPAAVKAQPALPDSTPAAADSSQGK, encoded by the coding sequence ATGAAAAAATACTTATTGCCGCTTATTCTAGTGATCGCATCACTGAGCCTGGTTTCCTGCGGGGGCAAAAAAGCGATGGTGAAAAAAATGGAGGCCGACGACTACTACGCCCGGGGCCAGCAGTTCTTCCAGAACAAAAAATACGTGGACGCCATGGATGATTTCAAGGCCGTGGTCTTCAACTACTCCGGCAGCAAGCTGGCTCTGGACGCCAACTACTTCCTGGCCGAGTGTTATCTAAGGACCCGCGACTATCCCGGAGCCATCGCCGAGTTTCAGCAGATCCTGAACACCTACTCGCCCTGCCGCTACGACGACGAGGCCCGGTTCAAGGTAGCCCTGTGCTATTACAAGGATTCGCCGGGCTACGCCCTGGACCAGAGCGAGACCACGGTCAAGGCCGGACAGTCACTGAACCTCTATTTCACCTACCTGGCCGACACCACCTGGGCCCCGGAAGCCCGCCAGCTTAAGGGCAACATCGAGGACAAGCTGGCCCACAAGGAGTTCGACGCCGGGCGGATATATTTTAAAATGAAGCGTTACGCTCCGGCCAAATTATACCTGGAAAACCTGATGACCCAGTATCCCCAGACCCGCTGGGCCCAGGAGGCCAAAAAACTGTTGGGCCAGATCCCGGCTGCGGTAAAAGCCCAGCCTGCCTTGCCGGACAGCACCCCGGCCGCCGCCGACAGCAGCCAAGGCAAGTAG
- a CDS encoding YifB family Mg chelatase-like AAA ATPase, producing the protein HNILMIGPPGSGKTMLARRFPTILPKMSLDEALETTKIHSVAGLMPPHTALVATRPFRSPHHTISDAGLIGGGAHPRPGEVSLAHHGVLFLDELPEFNKNVLEVMRQPLEDGKVTISRAAMSLTFPASFMLAAAMNPCPCGYYTDSSHQCSCNPQSIQKYLSRVSGPLLDRIDIHIEVPALKYQELSQKEPGEPSAVIQKRVDTARQMQLERYQGRRHIYCNAHMQTKDIRKHCGIDSGSEELLRAAISKFGFSARAYDRILKVSRTIADLDGAEDINATHISEAIQYRSLDRNVWGQ; encoded by the coding sequence GCCACAATATCCTGATGATCGGGCCGCCGGGGTCGGGCAAGACCATGCTGGCCCGCCGCTTTCCCACCATCCTGCCCAAGATGTCCCTGGACGAGGCCCTGGAGACCACCAAGATCCACAGCGTGGCCGGCCTGATGCCGCCCCACACCGCCCTGGTGGCCACCCGGCCCTTCCGCTCGCCCCACCACACCATCAGCGACGCCGGCTTGATCGGCGGAGGCGCCCATCCCCGGCCGGGCGAGGTTTCGCTGGCCCATCACGGGGTGTTGTTCCTGGACGAGCTGCCGGAGTTCAACAAGAATGTGCTGGAGGTGATGCGCCAGCCCCTGGAGGACGGGAAGGTCACCATTTCCCGGGCCGCCATGTCGCTGACCTTTCCCGCCTCCTTCATGCTGGCCGCGGCCATGAACCCCTGCCCCTGCGGCTATTACACCGACAGCAGCCACCAGTGCAGCTGCAACCCCCAGTCCATCCAAAAGTACCTGTCCCGGGTCTCGGGGCCTCTTTTAGATCGGATCGACATCCACATCGAGGTTCCGGCGCTTAAGTACCAGGAGCTGTCCCAGAAGGAGCCGGGCGAGCCTTCGGCGGTGATCCAGAAGCGGGTGGACACAGCCCGGCAGATGCAGCTGGAAAGGTACCAGGGCCGGCGCCACATCTACTGCAACGCCCACATGCAGACCAAGGACATCCGCAAGCACTGCGGGATAGACTCCGGCTCCGAGGAACTCTTAAGGGCGGCCATCAGCAAGTTCGGTTTTTCGGCCCGGGCCTACGACCGGATACTTAAGGTCTCGCGCACCATCGCCGACCTGGACGGGGCGGAGGACATCAACGCCACCCATATCTCCGAGGCCATCCAGTACCGGAGCCTGGATAGAAACGTATGGGGACAGTAA